The following proteins are encoded in a genomic region of Sorangiineae bacterium MSr12523:
- a CDS encoding response regulator, with protein MARRNQARWARIGFWMEGAPQDLGRGRLILHVDDDRDTNMLYASYLRRAGFRVAAARTGVQGVERALELSPALILMDLVMPITDGFEATRRLKHHARTLHIPILILTAHAYQGPIRMAEQAGANGFLLKPVEREMLIDKIDELLVA; from the coding sequence ATGGCGCGCAGAAACCAAGCGCGCTGGGCTCGCATCGGATTTTGGATGGAGGGAGCACCGCAAGATCTCGGAAGAGGTCGCCTCATCCTTCACGTCGACGACGACCGTGACACGAACATGCTCTACGCGAGCTACCTGCGTCGGGCCGGCTTTCGCGTCGCCGCCGCACGCACAGGTGTGCAAGGGGTCGAGAGAGCCCTCGAGCTTTCCCCGGCACTCATCTTGATGGACCTGGTGATGCCGATCACCGATGGCTTCGAAGCGACACGTCGTCTCAAACACCACGCCCGAACGCTCCACATCCCAATCCTCATCCTGACCGCGCACGCCTACCAGGGCCCCATTCGGATGGCCGAGCAGGCAGGGGCCAATGGCTTTTTGCTCAAGCCGGTCGAGCGCGAGATGCTCATCGACAAAATCGACGAGCTGCTGGTCGCCTAA
- a CDS encoding L,D-transpeptidase, translating into MRFSVGVAAATSVACAGLLLACAQKSAPSAVETSAEASAESAPAVVDAGLSAEQREKIREGAHAAWAAGTYDGPRIGAMNMVTSVLSGPAWPDSDGGAPRGEKPSVRIGYLRHGAKVPVLTLPPVMNEGCSEGWYELVQGGYVCGRAATLDLKNPRVRLAPNGPDLSSGLPYRYGYNLTNGTPLYRRVLSLEDRKKYEPWLVPAPAAPAADESSGSSGDSTASEETEESSAPPPPPPPPSRNKRAAAAASASATPWFMKETDGGKPQVALGELRGRGVLVRRMVRGFYLALDKDFKAANAHWWRTTGGLAVPFDRIMLQQPMTDFHGTWFGSTPEPGGAADAGAPAPAAAQVGDAGAEGSKYSVGFVRFDGAHKYVIDQEKKKVTWGEALPRRRATGLTGATFVNGGVTFRETTEGFWVRGGDVTEVKPSPRPAEVGPTEKWIDVNLTSQILVALEGDVPVFATYVSSGRHNAYDKEHDYATPSGSFRIREKHVTATMDGDVAGVGPYSIEDVPWVMYYQGSYALHGAFWHGQFGHQHSHGCINLAPVDARTLFFWVEPKLPEGWHGVFSAGDREGTLVVLHE; encoded by the coding sequence GTGCGATTTTCCGTTGGAGTTGCTGCGGCAACATCCGTCGCCTGTGCAGGCTTGTTGCTCGCATGCGCGCAAAAGTCTGCACCGAGCGCCGTGGAGACGAGCGCGGAGGCGAGTGCGGAGTCCGCGCCTGCGGTGGTGGACGCCGGCTTGTCGGCCGAGCAGCGCGAGAAGATCCGCGAGGGCGCACACGCGGCGTGGGCTGCGGGCACCTACGACGGACCGCGCATCGGCGCGATGAACATGGTCACCTCGGTGCTGAGCGGGCCGGCATGGCCCGACTCGGATGGGGGCGCACCGCGCGGGGAGAAGCCGAGCGTTCGCATTGGGTATTTGCGGCACGGGGCCAAGGTGCCCGTGCTCACCCTGCCGCCGGTCATGAACGAGGGCTGCAGCGAAGGCTGGTACGAACTGGTGCAGGGCGGCTACGTCTGCGGCCGCGCGGCGACGCTCGATTTGAAGAATCCGCGCGTGCGGCTTGCCCCGAATGGCCCCGATCTGAGCTCGGGCCTTCCATACCGGTACGGGTACAACCTGACCAATGGAACTCCGCTCTACCGGCGCGTGCTTTCGCTGGAGGATCGCAAGAAGTACGAGCCCTGGCTCGTGCCCGCGCCTGCGGCACCCGCGGCCGACGAGTCGAGTGGCTCGAGCGGGGACTCCACGGCCTCGGAGGAGACGGAGGAGTCGTCTGCACCGCCGCCGCCCCCACCCCCGCCGTCGCGCAACAAGCGAGCGGCGGCCGCCGCCTCGGCATCCGCTACGCCGTGGTTCATGAAGGAGACGGACGGCGGAAAGCCGCAGGTTGCACTCGGCGAGCTGCGCGGGCGCGGTGTGCTCGTGCGGCGGATGGTGCGAGGTTTCTACCTGGCGCTGGACAAGGATTTCAAAGCCGCGAATGCGCATTGGTGGCGGACCACCGGCGGGCTCGCGGTGCCGTTCGATCGCATCATGTTGCAGCAGCCCATGACGGATTTTCATGGGACATGGTTCGGGTCGACGCCCGAGCCGGGTGGGGCCGCCGATGCAGGTGCGCCGGCCCCCGCGGCCGCGCAGGTTGGCGATGCGGGCGCAGAAGGCTCCAAGTACAGCGTGGGGTTCGTTCGCTTCGACGGCGCGCACAAGTACGTCATCGACCAGGAGAAAAAGAAGGTGACGTGGGGCGAGGCGCTTCCGCGGCGGCGTGCGACCGGCCTCACGGGCGCCACCTTCGTGAACGGCGGCGTGACGTTCCGCGAGACCACCGAAGGCTTCTGGGTTCGCGGCGGCGACGTGACCGAGGTGAAACCGTCCCCGCGTCCGGCGGAGGTCGGGCCGACCGAGAAATGGATCGACGTGAACCTGACGAGCCAGATCTTGGTGGCGCTGGAGGGCGACGTGCCGGTCTTCGCAACGTACGTCTCGTCGGGGCGCCACAACGCGTACGACAAAGAGCACGACTACGCGACGCCTTCGGGAAGCTTCCGCATCCGCGAAAAGCACGTGACCGCGACGATGGACGGCGACGTGGCGGGCGTGGGGCCCTACTCGATCGAGGACGTGCCGTGGGTCATGTACTACCAGGGAAGCTATGCCCTCCACGGCGCCTTCTGGCACGGGCAATTCGGGCATCAGCATAGCCACGGCTGCATCAACCTCGCACCGGTGGATGCGCGCACGCTGTTCTTTTGGGTCGAGCCGAAATTGCCCGAAGGCTGGCACGGCGTCTTCTCGGCGGGCGACCGCGAGGGGACGCTCGTGGTGCTGCACGAGTAA
- a CDS encoding serine/threonine protein kinase, translating into MQGPDFEDPFDLVGDVLDGQFRVDRFAGEGDFTVVYKGHHLGVDAPVAIKCLNVPPTLDVALLEPFLESFRDGARLHYRLALGNLHIARSIAFGTTMAPRTGQSVPYLVREWLEGCSLATDFAERAKEGLRPRSIREVIQLLDSAAEALAYAHHQGVVHHSINPRNLFVVPTVEGRIVKVLDFGVAKLLNEHSVSSVSTMTSGTSGLRVMFPNYSAPEQLDRRFGTPGAATDVYAMALVIYEALSGSPVVPPNTPVADVLNSFQPGHRPTAKSLDVPISSHVEAVLTRALALEPAVRHGNVGEFWRDLRGAAREDSSIKIRPRAASLSGMSSGRASGKSGKVSRPPQSSRRSLPAARVPVRSTLDDTDPAISRAPVSTPSGMSTALGQAPLPERRLWLLPAIAGAALAASALLWGAVLFWRANPPRPRAAAAATATALASTVPSAEVPAPPALSAAPVIEATVDAGAAVAKPDASSTSSAASTSSAPAAPRPARKRESFSREEATRAFDDVAADLPTCAVPGGPRGPGSIRARFDTDGTILHVTLSPPYAGTPVGNCITQRFQNVTITPFASTSVAFNYVFTTIQP; encoded by the coding sequence ATGCAAGGCCCGGACTTCGAGGATCCCTTTGACTTGGTTGGGGATGTGCTCGACGGCCAGTTTCGCGTCGATCGATTCGCGGGCGAGGGCGATTTCACGGTGGTCTACAAAGGCCACCACCTCGGAGTGGACGCTCCGGTTGCCATCAAGTGCCTGAACGTCCCGCCGACCCTCGACGTCGCGCTGCTGGAGCCGTTTCTGGAGAGCTTTCGGGACGGGGCGCGTCTGCATTACCGACTTGCGTTGGGCAACTTGCATATTGCCCGGAGTATCGCCTTCGGTACGACGATGGCCCCGCGCACCGGGCAGTCGGTCCCGTACCTGGTGCGCGAGTGGCTCGAAGGGTGTTCGCTTGCGACGGACTTCGCGGAACGCGCGAAGGAAGGGCTGCGTCCGCGCTCCATACGCGAGGTCATCCAGCTGCTCGATTCCGCGGCGGAGGCCCTGGCGTACGCGCACCACCAAGGCGTCGTTCACCATTCGATCAACCCGCGAAACCTGTTCGTGGTGCCGACGGTCGAAGGGCGCATCGTCAAAGTGCTCGACTTCGGCGTGGCCAAGCTTCTGAACGAGCACTCCGTTTCTTCGGTTTCGACGATGACCTCGGGGACGAGCGGGCTGCGGGTCATGTTTCCGAATTACTCGGCCCCCGAGCAGCTCGATCGGCGGTTCGGCACACCGGGGGCGGCCACCGATGTGTATGCGATGGCGTTGGTGATCTACGAAGCGCTCTCGGGCTCGCCCGTGGTGCCGCCCAATACGCCGGTGGCCGACGTGCTGAACTCGTTCCAGCCGGGACATCGGCCGACGGCAAAGAGCCTCGATGTGCCGATTTCGAGCCACGTCGAGGCCGTGCTCACGCGGGCACTCGCGCTCGAACCGGCGGTGCGGCACGGCAACGTGGGCGAGTTCTGGCGCGATCTCCGCGGCGCGGCGCGCGAGGACTCGAGCATCAAGATCCGTCCGCGTGCGGCGTCGTTGAGTGGGATGAGCAGCGGGCGCGCGTCGGGAAAGTCGGGCAAGGTTAGTCGGCCGCCGCAATCGTCGCGCCGGAGCCTGCCAGCCGCGCGGGTGCCGGTGAGGTCCACGCTCGACGATACGGATCCGGCCATCTCGCGAGCTCCCGTATCGACGCCGTCGGGGATGTCGACGGCATTGGGGCAGGCCCCCCTACCCGAGCGCCGCCTCTGGCTTTTGCCCGCGATCGCCGGTGCTGCCCTTGCCGCGTCTGCGCTTCTCTGGGGCGCCGTTCTCTTCTGGCGGGCGAATCCGCCGCGTCCCCGAGCCGCGGCCGCCGCCACCGCCACGGCGCTGGCCTCGACGGTGCCCTCGGCCGAGGTGCCCGCGCCCCCCGCGTTGAGCGCGGCCCCGGTCATCGAAGCCACCGTCGACGCCGGTGCTGCCGTGGCGAAACCCGACGCGTCGTCCACGTCTTCCGCGGCGTCCACGTCTTCTGCGCCGGCGGCCCCGCGCCCCGCGCGCAAGCGCGAAAGCTTCTCCCGCGAGGAAGCTACCCGCGCCTTCGACGACGTCGCCGCCGATCTTCCAACGTGCGCCGTGCCGGGAGGCCCCCGCGGTCCGGGAAGCATCCGCGCCCGCTTCGACACGGATGGCACCATCCTTCACGTCACCTTGAGCCCCCCGTACGCCGGTACCCCCGTGGGCAACTGCATCACACAGCGCTTTCAGAACGTCACGATCACGCCGTTCGCCTCCACCTCGGTGGCGTTCAACTACGTCTTCACGACGATCCAGCCGTAG
- a CDS encoding tetratricopeptide repeat protein produces MGERKSRWVIVTPTGDQLVFSSLSELQEALMGNEQGEDDQEHMRVSTCDLEPSQAFAAAQRHVVAGRAGVAMGVGVAGRGTPSPYQNTLAGIPLPQHVMAAAGVRTTNLGGFSPAGQGAHEMRAKSVAASGDAPSGAALLRNTPVPSSGPRGRVRLRRTTPAGLFAPPANPQLPAPRAANDLDADWPHGGRGPSGTKPGLVAPAAPAPQLPSRTYGYNEMKPRWSPPPHGEGAPGSHEPPPTRRLPRFASASPTCPGLYPLTKTRTSPGLHPGRAANAAPARLEPLPPVPVAAPMRPRATPSPSGEPSLDSVDAIWAAMLQSTSKFVPFPMPPRGASPQPVDMAAQQEAQNVDDGWASVADMPALPPRQTPQQMPPRQTPQQMPPMQQMPVQQMPIQQLQPMVPVALNEPVNPFMKGSEKALLEAYPANQTPPHAAAAHAARIAQGWAPPPMPVPPPLPPGYAYEGQGGVRDQGGFRPQGWQEQGGGAWQEEPGAYPDQASYPEPSGNFGDYRNVVGQSDLDLNALPMPPPSLPVRSRSQSDGPDLSEAMRSQIPSDEAPRYSVPSLDDRDSSSSASMPLMHEQERRFPRWWFPLIAAAGFGVGVLLVVGREGPPSRAAAVDAPAKASASQVQETKPAAPPPQVVATATSEPAPVAPAPAPTPIAPTPVAVNDRPAEPPSVGTSAVDRRPEPVAATPAKVIELGPSKTDKVVEKTEKTEKTTEKTEKPAEASAEAAGEPGATPVKLEGKSNYDKAVNAQRAGDYARARTLYRQVAEKDPHNFEAQTGLGDVARAMGEKQEAILAYRRALAENPSFYPALLGLADVLWETGDKTAATERYAEIAKRFSPSMYPNRVRERVSGGETP; encoded by the coding sequence ATGGGAGAACGCAAGAGCCGCTGGGTGATCGTCACACCGACTGGAGACCAATTGGTTTTCAGTTCCTTGTCCGAGCTGCAGGAAGCGCTCATGGGCAACGAGCAGGGCGAGGATGACCAAGAGCACATGCGTGTCTCGACCTGCGACCTCGAGCCGAGCCAGGCGTTCGCCGCCGCGCAAAGGCACGTGGTCGCAGGCCGCGCGGGCGTGGCGATGGGCGTGGGCGTCGCTGGGAGGGGGACGCCTTCGCCGTATCAAAATACGCTGGCGGGGATTCCGCTTCCGCAGCATGTGATGGCCGCGGCCGGTGTGCGGACGACGAACCTGGGCGGCTTTTCGCCCGCCGGTCAGGGTGCGCACGAGATGAGGGCGAAATCGGTGGCGGCGAGCGGGGATGCTCCGAGCGGCGCGGCGCTGCTGCGCAATACGCCGGTCCCGTCTTCGGGGCCGCGCGGGCGCGTGCGGCTACGGCGAACGACGCCGGCGGGGCTTTTTGCACCGCCGGCGAATCCGCAGCTGCCGGCTCCGAGGGCCGCGAACGATCTCGATGCCGATTGGCCGCACGGCGGGCGGGGGCCTTCGGGGACGAAACCGGGGCTGGTTGCGCCTGCAGCACCGGCTCCGCAGCTTCCCAGCCGGACGTACGGATACAATGAGATGAAGCCGCGTTGGTCGCCTCCTCCTCATGGTGAGGGGGCGCCGGGGAGCCATGAGCCGCCGCCCACGCGTCGACTGCCCCGCTTTGCGTCGGCGTCGCCGACGTGTCCAGGGCTCTATCCGCTGACCAAGACGCGAACCTCACCGGGACTTCACCCGGGAAGGGCCGCGAACGCGGCGCCGGCGCGGCTCGAGCCGCTGCCGCCCGTTCCGGTGGCGGCGCCCATGCGCCCGCGCGCGACGCCGTCGCCGTCGGGCGAGCCGAGCCTCGACTCGGTCGATGCGATCTGGGCGGCGATGCTTCAGTCGACATCGAAGTTCGTACCGTTCCCCATGCCACCGCGCGGCGCGTCGCCGCAGCCCGTGGACATGGCCGCGCAGCAAGAAGCGCAGAACGTGGACGACGGCTGGGCGAGCGTGGCGGATATGCCTGCGCTGCCCCCGCGGCAAACGCCGCAGCAGATGCCGCCGCGCCAAACGCCGCAGCAGATGCCGCCGATGCAGCAAATGCCCGTGCAGCAAATGCCCATACAGCAGCTGCAGCCGATGGTACCGGTGGCGCTGAACGAGCCGGTGAATCCCTTCATGAAGGGCAGCGAGAAGGCGCTGCTCGAGGCGTATCCCGCGAACCAAACGCCACCGCACGCGGCCGCGGCGCATGCCGCACGGATCGCGCAAGGCTGGGCGCCTCCGCCCATGCCCGTGCCGCCGCCACTTCCGCCGGGCTACGCGTACGAAGGGCAGGGGGGGGTTCGCGATCAGGGCGGCTTCCGGCCGCAAGGCTGGCAAGAACAAGGTGGCGGAGCCTGGCAGGAAGAACCCGGGGCCTACCCGGACCAAGCCAGCTATCCGGAGCCGAGTGGCAACTTTGGTGACTACCGCAATGTCGTGGGGCAGTCGGATCTGGACTTGAACGCGCTGCCGATGCCGCCGCCGAGTCTCCCGGTGCGTTCGCGATCGCAGAGTGATGGGCCGGATCTTTCGGAGGCCATGCGCTCGCAGATCCCGTCCGACGAAGCGCCGCGCTACTCGGTACCGTCGCTCGACGATCGCGATTCCTCGAGCTCCGCGAGCATGCCCTTGATGCACGAGCAGGAGCGCCGCTTTCCGCGGTGGTGGTTCCCGCTGATTGCGGCCGCGGGCTTCGGGGTCGGTGTGCTTCTCGTCGTTGGACGCGAGGGGCCGCCTTCGCGCGCTGCCGCCGTGGATGCACCGGCGAAGGCGTCCGCGAGTCAGGTGCAGGAGACGAAACCGGCCGCGCCGCCGCCGCAGGTCGTTGCTACGGCAACGAGTGAGCCTGCGCCCGTGGCACCGGCGCCTGCGCCGACGCCCATTGCGCCGACGCCCGTGGCGGTGAACGATCGACCCGCGGAGCCGCCGTCGGTGGGGACGAGCGCAGTCGATCGCCGGCCGGAGCCCGTGGCGGCGACGCCGGCGAAGGTCATCGAGTTGGGGCCGTCCAAGACCGACAAGGTCGTCGAGAAGACGGAGAAAACCGAGAAGACGACCGAGAAGACGGAGAAGCCAGCGGAGGCGAGTGCCGAAGCCGCCGGAGAGCCGGGGGCGACGCCGGTCAAGTTGGAGGGCAAGTCGAACTACGACAAGGCCGTCAACGCGCAGCGCGCGGGAGACTATGCGCGGGCGCGTACGCTCTATCGCCAGGTCGCCGAAAAGGATCCGCACAACTTCGAAGCGCAAACCGGGCTCGGTGACGTGGCGCGCGCCATGGGCGAAAAGCAGGAGGCCATCCTCGCGTACCGGCGTGCGCTGGCGGAAAATCCGTCGTTCTATCCGGCGCTGTTGGGGCTAGCGGACGTTCTCTGGGAGACCGGCGACAAGACGGCTGCAACGGAACGTTACGCGGAGATCGCCAAGCGCTTCTCGCCCTCGATGTATCCGAACCGTGTCCGCGAACGGGTGTCCGGAGGCGAGACTCCGTAG
- a CDS encoding VWA domain-containing protein, with the protein MAESAEKGKIAIVAMLAAGGIVASCGSSGDDSSGNGPTGPGGPGVTQDSGGGGGMNPGGGWNGGGGDGGGGYDSGFTACAADTQRAKPVPLSMAVMLDSSGSMWLRTQAGEFKWDAAKRALGAFVGDAKSVGMSIGLQYFPLFLQDTPNRCTDSAQCGAQGPCVLKACNDAKGDYCTSDADCPQGVTCSVPLGQCHEEGEFKCKTDADCKTATYDYGACDPMVASYCYRSEDSCNVPDYTKPAIDFAELPGAAAAVQQSLSGRFPNGYTPTSAALQGLENMAKAQHEAHPEHKIVSVFVTDGLPTRCDQNMTNISAIAAAALEGGIKTYVIGVFAQSEEAQAKPNLDLIAKAGGSDTAFIINTDQSNASQALLQALSTIRGNSLPCEFVLPTPEAGVADYSKVNVKSTSGAGTEQIVPNVPNEAACATAPGWFYDADPNAGQTPSKVKLCPATCDSIKTDTGAVIDILQGCKDIVVK; encoded by the coding sequence ATGGCAGAGAGCGCGGAGAAGGGGAAAATCGCGATCGTCGCCATGCTCGCGGCAGGGGGCATCGTCGCCTCCTGTGGGTCATCCGGGGATGACTCGTCGGGCAATGGTCCGACTGGCCCGGGTGGTCCTGGCGTGACGCAGGACAGCGGCGGAGGCGGAGGGATGAACCCAGGCGGAGGTTGGAACGGCGGCGGTGGCGATGGAGGCGGAGGATACGACTCCGGCTTCACCGCATGCGCAGCCGACACCCAACGAGCCAAACCCGTTCCACTTAGCATGGCCGTTATGCTCGATTCGTCGGGGTCCATGTGGCTTCGCACCCAGGCGGGCGAATTCAAATGGGATGCGGCGAAAAGGGCACTTGGAGCCTTCGTCGGCGACGCCAAGTCGGTCGGCATGAGCATCGGGCTCCAATATTTCCCGCTTTTCCTGCAGGACACGCCCAATCGATGTACCGATAGCGCTCAGTGCGGTGCGCAGGGACCCTGCGTTCTCAAAGCATGCAACGACGCCAAGGGCGACTATTGCACGAGCGATGCGGATTGTCCCCAAGGGGTCACCTGCAGCGTTCCGCTCGGGCAATGCCACGAAGAAGGCGAATTCAAATGCAAGACGGATGCGGATTGCAAAACCGCCACATACGATTACGGCGCCTGCGATCCCATGGTGGCAAGTTATTGCTACCGCTCGGAAGATAGCTGCAACGTTCCGGACTATACGAAACCCGCGATTGATTTCGCGGAATTGCCCGGGGCAGCGGCGGCGGTTCAACAATCGCTGAGCGGGCGTTTCCCGAATGGATACACGCCCACGTCGGCGGCGCTCCAAGGCCTGGAGAACATGGCCAAGGCGCAGCACGAAGCGCATCCGGAGCACAAGATCGTGTCGGTCTTCGTGACGGACGGTCTACCGACGCGGTGCGATCAGAATATGACCAATATCTCGGCGATTGCTGCGGCGGCGCTCGAGGGGGGCATCAAGACGTACGTCATCGGTGTGTTCGCCCAAAGCGAGGAAGCGCAGGCGAAACCGAATCTCGACCTGATTGCCAAAGCAGGCGGGTCGGACACGGCATTCATCATCAATACCGATCAATCGAATGCATCGCAGGCTCTGCTCCAAGCGTTGAGTACGATTCGCGGTAATTCGCTTCCGTGCGAATTCGTCTTGCCGACACCGGAGGCGGGCGTCGCCGACTACAGCAAGGTGAACGTGAAATCGACGTCTGGCGCGGGGACCGAACAAATCGTGCCCAACGTGCCCAATGAAGCGGCATGCGCGACGGCGCCCGGCTGGTTCTACGACGCCGATCCCAATGCCGGTCAGACGCCGAGCAAGGTGAAGTTGTGTCCGGCGACCTGCGATTCGATCAAGACCGATACGGGGGCAGTGATCGACATCTTGCAGGGCTGCAAGGACATCGTCGTGAAGTGA
- the malQ gene encoding 4-alpha-glucanotransferase, whose protein sequence is MDENHIGQPGQPDQANQPPNQPPSLPSVPRLSQRASGVLLHPTSLPGPYGVGDLGAAARHFIDFLAAAQQRWWQMLPIGPVGYGNSPYSALSAFAGNPLLICLDRLAEEGLLSRSALGGPTDLPHERVDYERAARYRMEHLRTAFAAFRANAEGPERRSYEAFCARERHWLDDFTLYAAIKSAHRETAWAVWPEGLRLRDPAALEGARRELDENVEFHRFLQYQFNKEWEQLRAYAHGRGVGLIGDLPIFVSHDSADVWQKRHLFSLDEGGMPKVISGVPPDYFSATGQRWGNPLYLWHSRRREVYAWWTERFRTTLARFDAVRLDHFIGFQRYWEIPAHEPTAVRGRWMKGPGARFFKYVKKGLGVRGTLPLIAEDLGCVTPAVTALRERFRLPGIRLLQFAFGTDPQAPTFLPHAYPRRAVVYTGTHDNDTTVGWFNEAGGDQSTRTTEDTEKERRAALAYLGASDGKSIHWDMIRTVQASVANTAIVPMQDLLGLGSEARMNRPGLATGNWEWRFRKSDLTHELADRLGSLTRIYGRNGSQSGTSGGRSH, encoded by the coding sequence TTGGACGAAAATCACATCGGCCAACCCGGCCAGCCTGACCAGGCGAATCAGCCGCCCAACCAGCCGCCTAGCCTGCCAAGTGTGCCAAGATTAAGCCAGCGTGCGAGCGGCGTTCTTCTACACCCGACGAGCCTCCCGGGGCCGTACGGCGTGGGCGATCTCGGTGCCGCAGCGCGGCACTTCATCGACTTCCTCGCCGCGGCCCAGCAGCGATGGTGGCAGATGCTGCCCATCGGCCCGGTGGGTTATGGCAACTCGCCGTACAGCGCGCTGTCGGCGTTCGCGGGCAATCCGTTGCTCATCTGCCTCGACCGGCTTGCGGAGGAGGGGCTCCTATCGCGCAGTGCGCTGGGCGGTCCGACGGACCTTCCCCACGAGCGCGTCGATTACGAGCGCGCCGCCCGTTACCGCATGGAGCATTTGCGCACTGCGTTTGCCGCGTTTCGCGCAAACGCGGAGGGCCCGGAGCGGCGAAGCTACGAAGCGTTCTGCGCGCGCGAACGGCACTGGCTCGACGACTTCACCCTGTACGCGGCCATCAAATCCGCACACCGCGAAACGGCATGGGCCGTATGGCCGGAGGGCCTGCGCCTGCGCGATCCCGCGGCACTCGAGGGCGCCCGGCGCGAGCTCGATGAGAATGTCGAGTTCCACCGATTTTTGCAGTACCAATTCAACAAAGAATGGGAGCAGCTTCGGGCCTACGCGCACGGGCGCGGTGTCGGCCTGATTGGCGATTTGCCCATCTTCGTTTCGCACGACAGTGCGGATGTTTGGCAAAAGCGCCACCTCTTCTCTTTGGACGAAGGGGGAATGCCCAAGGTCATCTCCGGCGTTCCACCGGACTACTTCAGCGCCACGGGTCAGCGTTGGGGCAATCCGCTGTACTTGTGGCATTCGCGCCGGCGCGAGGTCTACGCGTGGTGGACCGAGCGATTCCGCACCACCCTGGCGCGGTTCGATGCCGTGCGGCTCGATCACTTCATCGGGTTTCAGCGCTATTGGGAAATCCCGGCGCACGAGCCCACTGCCGTGCGCGGCCGCTGGATGAAGGGGCCGGGCGCGCGCTTTTTCAAGTATGTGAAAAAGGGCCTGGGCGTTCGCGGCACCTTGCCGCTCATCGCCGAGGATCTGGGCTGCGTCACCCCGGCCGTTACCGCACTTCGCGAGCGCTTCCGCCTTCCGGGCATCCGCCTTCTGCAATTCGCCTTTGGGACGGATCCGCAGGCGCCCACCTTCCTTCCGCATGCGTATCCGCGGCGCGCCGTCGTGTACACCGGTACGCACGACAACGACACCACGGTGGGCTGGTTCAACGAGGCCGGCGGCGACCAGAGCACGCGCACCACGGAGGACACCGAGAAAGAGCGGCGCGCCGCGCTCGCTTATCTCGGCGCTTCCGACGGGAAAAGCATCCACTGGGACATGATCCGCACGGTGCAAGCCTCCGTGGCCAATACCGCCATCGTGCCCATGCAGGACCTGCTTGGCCTCGGCTCCGAGGCACGAATGAATCGCCCAGGCCTTGCAACGGGCAACTGGGAATGGCGATTCCGCAAGTCCGACCTCACGCACGAGCTCGCCGACCGATTGGGCAGCCTGACGCGCATCTACGGCAGGAACGGTTCCCAGAGCGGAACCTCCGGTGGGCGCAGCCACTAG